Proteins from a genomic interval of Ramlibacter algicola:
- a CDS encoding prolyl oligopeptidase family serine peptidase, which translates to MPSQRKLSILLVAVLATITAPMTAAAAPPEPGPAPVVRLQRYQIDPAKIFVAGISSGGFAAVQMHVAHSSTFKGAAVYAGGVYWCAGAGGVATALTNCGGQTLPTGQASYVSTLAQSQTYLETQSALGTIDPMSNLRGQPVYLWSGTQDATVHPLEMADLNAEYLRYGAKVRFDNTFPAAHGWESPDGELACGTAGSPFMVRCLQQDGSPYDSVKTWLTMFLGSLSPRNNGKLQGSLMAFDQTEFGAGPNVSLAPTGSVFVPKSCAMGKTCGMVLALHGCKQQAALVGDKWVTQAGINEWADTNGLVVLYPDTVATSAPDPTNPNACFDWWGYSNQLDPDYALKSGAQMQVLYSMVQRVAGVQ; encoded by the coding sequence ATGCCATCCCAGCGCAAGCTCTCCATCCTTCTGGTCGCCGTCCTGGCCACCATCACCGCGCCGATGACGGCCGCCGCAGCACCGCCCGAACCGGGGCCGGCGCCGGTGGTGAGGCTGCAGCGGTACCAGATCGATCCCGCGAAGATCTTCGTGGCCGGCATTTCGTCCGGAGGGTTCGCGGCGGTGCAGATGCACGTCGCGCACTCGTCCACGTTCAAGGGCGCGGCCGTCTATGCGGGTGGTGTCTACTGGTGCGCAGGCGCCGGCGGCGTGGCCACCGCGCTCACCAACTGCGGGGGGCAGACCTTGCCGACGGGCCAGGCCTCGTACGTCAGCACGCTGGCGCAATCGCAGACCTACCTGGAGACGCAGTCGGCCCTCGGCACGATCGATCCGATGTCGAACCTGCGCGGGCAGCCCGTCTACCTGTGGTCCGGCACCCAGGACGCGACCGTCCATCCGCTCGAGATGGCGGACCTGAATGCGGAGTACCTGCGCTACGGCGCCAAGGTGCGCTTCGACAACACCTTCCCCGCCGCGCACGGCTGGGAGTCACCGGACGGCGAGCTCGCCTGCGGCACGGCGGGCAGCCCGTTCATGGTCCGCTGCCTGCAGCAGGACGGCAGCCCTTACGACTCGGTCAAGACGTGGCTGACGATGTTCCTGGGCTCGCTCTCGCCGCGCAACAACGGCAAGCTGCAGGGCAGCCTGATGGCGTTCGACCAGACGGAGTTCGGCGCGGGGCCGAACGTGTCGCTGGCGCCCACCGGCTCGGTGTTCGTGCCCAAGTCCTGCGCGATGGGCAAGACCTGCGGGATGGTGCTCGCGCTGCACGGCTGCAAGCAGCAGGCTGCGCTGGTCGGCGACAAGTGGGTGACCCAGGCGGGCATCAACGAGTGGGCCGACACCAACGGCCTGGTCGTGCTGTACCCCGACACGGTCGCCACCTCGGCGCCCGACCCCACCAACCCGAATGCGTGCTTCGATTGGTGGGGCTACTCGAACCAGCTCGACCCCGACTACGCGCTCAAGAGCGGGGCGCAGATGCAGGTGCTGTATTCGATGGTGCAGCGGGTGGCCGGGGTGCAGTGA
- a CDS encoding class I SAM-dependent methyltransferase: MEQQSAIAGHWAKGDVYAQVIATLEKMGKPLRGLTVEDLAPVDHFHARGFPATVDLADRLTIDAGDQVLDIGCGIGGPARYIATRFGCHVTGIDLTPTFVAAGRKLTALLELEDRVAMEEGDAQHLPYADGRFDGALAQHVTMNIPDRSRFFAEAARVLKPGAFFALTEHGLGPAGTPHYPLPWSEDGSGAYLVTPAETRSLLQQAGFEDVEVEDTGDKYLAAYKKVMALAEQDLLPPLGVHILLGANARDKTRNAARNIEEGRTHPIQVICRKRA; this comes from the coding sequence ATGGAACAGCAAAGCGCCATTGCCGGGCACTGGGCCAAGGGTGACGTGTATGCGCAGGTGATAGCCACGCTCGAGAAGATGGGCAAGCCCCTGCGCGGACTCACCGTCGAGGACCTGGCGCCCGTGGATCACTTCCATGCGCGCGGCTTTCCCGCGACCGTGGATCTCGCCGACCGCCTCACGATCGATGCTGGCGACCAGGTGCTCGACATTGGCTGCGGGATTGGCGGGCCGGCCAGGTACATCGCAACGCGGTTCGGCTGCCACGTGACCGGGATCGACCTCACGCCGACATTCGTCGCCGCGGGCCGCAAGCTCACGGCCTTGCTGGAGCTCGAGGACCGGGTCGCGATGGAGGAGGGCGATGCCCAGCATCTCCCCTACGCCGATGGAAGGTTCGACGGTGCGCTCGCGCAGCACGTCACGATGAACATCCCGGACCGAAGCCGGTTCTTCGCAGAAGCCGCGCGCGTCCTGAAGCCGGGCGCCTTTTTTGCGCTGACCGAACACGGCCTGGGGCCCGCCGGCACGCCGCATTACCCGCTGCCATGGTCGGAAGACGGCAGCGGTGCCTACCTGGTGACGCCCGCTGAGACGCGCAGCTTGCTCCAGCAAGCGGGGTTCGAGGACGTCGAGGTCGAGGACACGGGCGACAAGTACCTTGCCGCCTACAAGAAGGTCATGGCGCTCGCGGAGCAAGATTTGCTGCCGCCCCTGGGGGTCCACATCCTGCTGGGGGCGAATGCGCGCGACAAGACGCGCAATGCCGCACGCAACATCGAAGAAGGCCGGACGCATCCCATCCAGGTGATCTGCCGCAAGCGCGCGTGA
- a CDS encoding ABC transporter substrate-binding protein, which produces MLFSVGAASHAAENVSLMLNWTPTADHSPIYYAKSKGWYKDAGIDLSIESGKGSAVSAQRVGSGGTPIGISDLPTAMQARGKGADLTAVMVIYANSPQGFYWLKSSGITGPKDFAGKKIGNPPGDAARLMWPAFAKKTGIDPNAVTFVNVSPPAKVAALKSKSVDIISDFYNEHDLKAREFGADLGFAPWRENGVNVYGNSLLVNSAYLAKNKDLVRKFVEITQRAYDSCVKTFDPCLQALMADVSGLNADNQRDQWERIKQLMRDDTTTKVALGAFDANRVKADYALVQSLIGIDKAFEPTTMFTNDFLDTKVRMTAK; this is translated from the coding sequence ATGTTGTTCAGTGTTGGCGCGGCGTCGCACGCCGCCGAGAACGTCAGCCTGATGTTGAACTGGACGCCCACCGCCGACCATTCGCCGATCTACTACGCCAAGTCCAAGGGCTGGTACAAGGACGCGGGCATCGACCTGAGCATCGAAAGCGGCAAGGGGTCGGCGGTGTCCGCGCAGCGCGTCGGCTCCGGCGGCACCCCCATCGGCATCTCGGACCTGCCGACGGCCATGCAGGCGCGCGGCAAGGGCGCGGACCTGACCGCGGTCATGGTGATCTACGCCAACAGCCCCCAGGGGTTCTACTGGCTGAAGTCGTCGGGCATCACCGGGCCGAAGGACTTCGCGGGCAAGAAGATCGGCAACCCGCCCGGCGACGCTGCCCGCCTGATGTGGCCGGCCTTCGCCAAGAAGACCGGCATCGACCCGAACGCCGTGACGTTCGTCAACGTGAGCCCGCCGGCCAAGGTCGCTGCCCTCAAGTCGAAGTCGGTGGACATCATCAGCGACTTCTACAACGAGCACGACCTGAAGGCGCGCGAGTTCGGGGCCGACCTGGGCTTCGCGCCGTGGCGCGAGAACGGCGTCAACGTCTACGGCAACTCGCTGCTTGTCAACAGCGCCTACCTGGCGAAGAACAAGGATCTCGTGCGCAAGTTCGTCGAGATCACGCAGCGTGCGTACGACAGCTGCGTCAAGACCTTCGACCCGTGCCTGCAGGCGTTGATGGCGGACGTCAGCGGCCTGAACGCCGACAACCAGCGCGACCAGTGGGAGCGCATCAAGCAGCTGATGCGCGACGACACCACCACGAAGGTGGCGCTCGGCGCGTTCGACGCCAACCGCGTGAAGGCCGACTACGCCCTCGTGCAGTCGCTGATCGGCATCGACAAGGCCTTCGAGCCGACCACGATGTTCACCAACGACTTCCTGGACACCAAGGTGCGCATGACGGCCAAGTAG
- a CDS encoding TetR family transcriptional regulator: MPTRNPAPAGPARRERDPAATQDSLLAAAVAEFARAGFAGARVDEIAARAGVNKQLVYHYWGSKQGLYQVALASVYARIREKERQLSMAELGPIQAMEVLVGFSFDYLAEHPEFIAMLADENRNKGEHLRESGPLQEMHMPFVEMLQATLARGVAAGVFRDDYDAIDLYISIAGISYFFFSNNYTLSAIFGRQLGSRPALAQRRRHVIAFTLNALRPDAASPAKRAKPRKLST, translated from the coding sequence GTGCCCACCAGGAACCCCGCCCCAGCAGGCCCCGCGCGGCGAGAGCGCGACCCTGCCGCCACCCAGGATTCGCTGCTGGCCGCTGCCGTCGCGGAGTTCGCGCGCGCGGGCTTCGCGGGCGCCCGCGTGGACGAGATCGCAGCCCGTGCAGGCGTCAACAAGCAGCTGGTCTACCACTACTGGGGCAGCAAGCAGGGCCTGTACCAGGTGGCCTTGGCGTCGGTCTACGCCAGGATCCGCGAGAAGGAGCGGCAGCTGTCGATGGCCGAGCTGGGCCCCATCCAGGCGATGGAAGTCCTCGTGGGCTTTTCCTTCGACTACCTGGCGGAGCACCCGGAGTTCATCGCGATGCTCGCGGACGAGAACCGCAACAAGGGCGAGCACCTGCGCGAATCCGGGCCGCTGCAGGAGATGCACATGCCGTTCGTCGAGATGCTGCAGGCCACGCTGGCCCGTGGCGTGGCGGCGGGGGTGTTCCGCGACGACTACGACGCCATCGACCTCTACATCTCGATCGCGGGGATCTCGTACTTCTTCTTCTCGAACAACTACACGCTGTCCGCGATCTTCGGCCGCCAGCTGGGCTCGCGCCCGGCCCTGGCCCAGCGGCGCCGGCACGTCATCGCGTTCACCCTCAATGCGCTTCGACCCGACGCGGCGTCTCCCGCCAAGCGGGCCAAGCCTCGAAAGCTCTCCACCTGA
- a CDS encoding ABC transporter permease, translating into MSSPGAVLAPTASATLPDLPAWRRWATIVAVHVAMLVLWEASVRAFGIRKFVLPAPSDILATLASPSYSWLANTGVTAIEVFGGYALGLVLGVLGALLFITSKRLTLVLFPLLVTLNMVPKVAMGPLIIVWFKYGIGPNILITFSLCFFPILLTTIRGLNETEPELLDLVRALKGSRWQLFRYIQLPGSLPYLFSGMKVATVLAVAGAVVGEFIASDKGLGYLMIQVQASLDTPAVFMAVLLITGLGVLLYGLVLLLERLFITQDARLQ; encoded by the coding sequence ATGAGCTCTCCCGGCGCCGTGCTCGCCCCCACCGCATCCGCCACGCTGCCCGACCTGCCGGCCTGGCGCCGCTGGGCCACCATCGTCGCGGTGCACGTCGCGATGCTCGTGCTGTGGGAAGCCTCCGTGCGCGCGTTCGGCATCCGCAAGTTCGTGCTGCCCGCGCCCTCGGACATCCTGGCCACCCTCGCCAGCCCCAGCTACTCGTGGCTGGCCAACACCGGGGTGACGGCCATCGAGGTGTTCGGCGGCTACGCCCTCGGGCTGGTGCTGGGCGTGCTGGGCGCTCTCCTGTTCATCACGAGCAAGCGGCTGACGCTGGTGCTGTTCCCGCTGCTGGTCACCCTGAACATGGTCCCGAAGGTGGCCATGGGGCCGCTGATCATCGTGTGGTTCAAGTACGGCATCGGGCCGAACATCCTGATCACCTTCAGCCTGTGCTTCTTCCCGATCCTGCTCACGACCATCCGCGGGCTGAACGAGACCGAGCCGGAGCTGCTCGACCTGGTGCGTGCGCTCAAGGGCTCGCGCTGGCAGCTGTTTCGCTACATCCAGCTCCCCGGCTCGCTGCCGTACCTGTTCTCCGGCATGAAGGTCGCCACCGTGCTGGCCGTCGCCGGTGCGGTGGTCGGCGAGTTCATCGCGTCCGACAAGGGCCTGGGCTACCTGATGATCCAGGTGCAGGCCTCGCTCGACACGCCCGCGGTGTTCATGGCCGTGCTGCTCATCACCGGCCTCGGCGTGCTTCTCTACGGGCTGGTCCTGCTGCTGGAGCGGCTCTTCATCACCCAAGACGCGAGACTTCAATGA
- a CDS encoding NAD-dependent epimerase/dehydratase family protein, which translates to MNDTHSGRPLLDDLPFPERFASEAALEDYLATPSRDLVRDLARTEGDLMILGVGGKMGPTLARLARNALPASRRVIAVARFSDPAVRESLGQHGIETIACDLQDRAALAKLPQCPNIVFMAGHKFGAGGNLPLTWAMNTYVPGLVAETFTRSRIVAFSTACVYPFVPVTSQGASEDELPTPPGEYANSCVGRERLFQHFSQLHGTPGRLFRLSYAIDMRYGVLADVAQKVWAGQPVDVTMGHVNVIWQGDANAQALRCLAVATVPTSPLNVSGPETTSIRWLAEEFGRRFGKPVTITGQEAPTAWLMNTGEAERLFGYPRVPLKQLVAWVADWIANEGRLLGKPTKFEQRDGKY; encoded by the coding sequence ATGAACGACACCCATTCGGGGCGTCCGCTGCTGGACGACCTGCCCTTCCCCGAACGCTTCGCTTCCGAAGCGGCCCTGGAAGACTACCTGGCCACGCCGTCCCGCGACCTGGTGCGCGACCTGGCCCGCACCGAGGGCGACCTGATGATCCTCGGCGTGGGCGGCAAGATGGGCCCGACGCTGGCCCGCCTGGCGCGCAACGCGCTGCCGGCGTCGCGCCGCGTCATCGCCGTCGCGCGCTTCAGCGACCCCGCAGTGCGCGAGTCGCTGGGCCAGCACGGCATCGAGACCATCGCCTGCGACCTGCAGGACCGGGCCGCGCTCGCGAAGCTGCCCCAGTGCCCCAACATCGTCTTCATGGCCGGCCACAAGTTCGGCGCGGGCGGCAACCTGCCGCTGACGTGGGCCATGAACACGTACGTGCCGGGACTGGTCGCCGAGACGTTCACCCGGTCGCGCATCGTGGCGTTCTCCACCGCCTGCGTGTACCCGTTCGTGCCGGTCACCAGCCAGGGCGCCAGCGAGGACGAGCTGCCGACGCCCCCGGGCGAGTACGCGAATTCCTGCGTCGGCCGCGAACGCCTGTTCCAGCACTTCTCGCAGCTCCACGGCACGCCCGGGCGCCTGTTCCGACTGAGCTATGCGATCGACATGCGCTACGGCGTGCTGGCCGACGTCGCCCAGAAGGTCTGGGCGGGGCAGCCCGTGGACGTCACGATGGGCCACGTCAACGTGATCTGGCAAGGCGACGCCAACGCCCAGGCGCTGCGCTGCCTGGCCGTGGCCACCGTGCCGACCTCGCCGCTGAACGTCAGCGGCCCGGAGACGACGTCCATCCGGTGGCTGGCCGAGGAGTTCGGCCGCCGCTTCGGCAAGCCGGTCACAATCACCGGCCAGGAGGCGCCCACCGCGTGGCTGATGAACACCGGCGAGGCCGAGCGCCTGTTCGGCTATCCGCGCGTGCCGCTCAAGCAGCTGGTGGCGTGGGTCGCCGACTGGATCGCGAATGAAGGGCGCCTGCTGGGCAAGCCCACCAAGTTCGAGCAGCGGGATGGCAAGTACTGA
- a CDS encoding GNAT family N-acetyltransferase: protein MASTESAPVGGVERLAQLDAGSLGMLEALVAASNWNQVADDWALFHQAGSIHVVRDDTGRIVASGAVLPMGAPGQVAWISMILVLPSVRGQGLGRAVFSHCLREVQADGRVAMLDATPAGEALYRQFGFESLWRLTRWRREARAAATDRAVGDEAAAIETLVELDGQALGFQRSSVIGQIARRPSTRCLRTGDAWAVVRAGRTAHQVGPLLAATEDAAARALAQVADAIAGPIYIDVPDDRPLMRATLQAAGFQPQRGFARMALAPAGKVPPSGQAAFLHAIAGPEFA, encoded by the coding sequence ATGGCAAGTACTGAGTCGGCCCCGGTCGGCGGCGTGGAGCGGCTCGCGCAGCTCGATGCCGGGTCGCTGGGCATGCTCGAAGCCCTGGTGGCCGCCAGCAACTGGAACCAGGTTGCCGACGACTGGGCGCTGTTCCACCAGGCGGGCAGCATCCATGTGGTGCGCGACGACACCGGCCGCATCGTCGCCAGTGGCGCCGTGCTGCCCATGGGCGCGCCCGGCCAGGTGGCGTGGATCAGCATGATCCTGGTGCTTCCTTCCGTGCGCGGCCAGGGCCTGGGCCGCGCCGTCTTCAGCCACTGCTTGCGTGAGGTGCAGGCCGATGGCCGGGTGGCCATGCTCGATGCGACGCCGGCGGGCGAAGCGCTGTACCGGCAGTTCGGCTTCGAGTCGCTGTGGCGGCTCACGCGCTGGCGTCGCGAGGCACGTGCCGCAGCGACGGATCGGGCCGTGGGCGACGAGGCCGCCGCCATCGAGACACTTGTGGAACTCGACGGCCAGGCGCTGGGCTTCCAGCGATCGTCCGTCATCGGCCAGATCGCACGGCGGCCGTCCACGCGCTGCTTGCGCACCGGCGACGCGTGGGCGGTCGTGCGTGCCGGCCGCACGGCCCACCAGGTCGGGCCGCTGCTGGCCGCCACGGAGGACGCTGCGGCGCGAGCACTGGCCCAGGTGGCCGACGCCATCGCCGGCCCGATCTACATCGATGTCCCGGATGACCGGCCGCTGATGCGCGCCACGCTGCAGGCTGCCGGCTTCCAGCCGCAACGCGGCTTCGCACGAATGGCACTGGCCCCTGCCGGCAAGGTGCCCCCTTCGGGCCAGGCCGCGTTCCTCCACGCCATCGCCGGCCCCGAATTCGCCTAG
- a CDS encoding dihydrodipicolinate synthase family protein, giving the protein MPLNRSDLPQDVLALLAQGAVIPAHPLALDSQRKFDRRRQRALTRYYVDAGAGGLAVGVHTTQFAIRQHGLYETVLRSAMEDRLAWSERPMAMVAGLCGGTQQALKEADIAVGLGYHAGLLSLAAMASASEDELVAHCQAVAEVIPLVGFYLQTVVGGPVLSSDFWRRFAQIPNALAIKVAPFNRYRTLDVVRGLVDAGAEERVFLYTGNDDHIILDLALPFTAMRQGQPVTVRFRGGLLGHWSVWTSSAVRQLQQVKATLAAHGGSLPPELLSLDSRVTDCNAAFFDVANNFHGCIAGCHEVLRRQGLLEGIWCLDPDEGLGAGQAQEIDRVYRQHGDLADDAFVRDNLQRWLA; this is encoded by the coding sequence ATGCCATTGAACCGGTCCGACCTGCCCCAGGACGTTCTCGCCCTGCTGGCCCAGGGCGCCGTGATCCCCGCCCATCCGCTGGCGCTGGACAGCCAGCGCAAGTTCGACCGGCGCCGCCAGCGTGCGCTGACCCGCTACTACGTGGATGCCGGCGCAGGCGGGCTTGCGGTGGGCGTCCACACGACGCAGTTCGCGATCCGCCAGCACGGGCTGTACGAGACGGTGCTGCGCAGCGCGATGGAAGACCGCCTCGCGTGGAGCGAGCGACCCATGGCCATGGTTGCCGGCCTGTGCGGCGGCACCCAGCAGGCGCTCAAGGAAGCCGACATCGCCGTCGGCTTGGGCTATCACGCCGGGCTGCTGAGCCTGGCGGCCATGGCGTCGGCGTCCGAGGACGAGCTGGTCGCGCACTGCCAGGCGGTGGCCGAGGTCATCCCCCTGGTCGGCTTCTACCTGCAGACGGTGGTCGGCGGCCCCGTGCTCTCGAGCGACTTCTGGCGCCGCTTCGCGCAGATCCCGAATGCGCTGGCGATCAAGGTGGCACCGTTCAACCGCTACCGCACGCTGGACGTCGTGCGCGGGCTGGTCGATGCCGGCGCCGAGGAGCGCGTCTTCCTGTACACGGGCAACGACGACCACATCATCCTCGACCTCGCGCTGCCGTTCACCGCCATGCGCCAGGGCCAGCCGGTCACGGTGCGCTTCCGTGGCGGCCTGCTGGGACACTGGTCGGTGTGGACCTCCAGCGCGGTCCGGCAGTTGCAGCAGGTGAAGGCGACGCTGGCTGCGCATGGCGGCAGCCTGCCGCCCGAGCTGCTGTCGCTGGACTCGCGGGTGACGGACTGCAACGCCGCCTTCTTCGACGTCGCCAACAACTTCCACGGCTGCATCGCGGGCTGCCATGAGGTGCTGCGGCGGCAGGGACTGCTCGAAGGCATCTGGTGCCTCGATCCGGACGAAGGGCTGGGTGCCGGCCAGGCGCAGGAGATCGACCGCGTGTACCGGCAGCACGGCGACCTGGCCGACGATGCCTTCGTGCGTGACAACCTGCAGCGGTGGCTGGCGTGA
- a CDS encoding ABC transporter ATP-binding protein, which produces MTPSLSAADARAATRTPLIRMQQLRKVYRKRDEEFLAVSDVTMDIYEGDMVSLVGPSGCGKSTLLKILSGLHGHDGGTLEIGGGDFNPGRDVGMVFQQPLLLKWRTILDNVLLPADILGLPRKAARERAQDLLQMVGLHGYADKMPYELSGGMQQRASIARALVHDPKLVLMDEPFGALDALTREKMNLEMLRIWEQSHKTFVVVTHSIQEAVFLGSHCAVLTAGPARMADFFPIELEEPRRLHVKTTPKFGEYVGRIYELLGVE; this is translated from the coding sequence GTGACCCCGTCCCTGTCCGCAGCAGACGCCCGCGCCGCCACGCGCACGCCGCTGATCCGCATGCAGCAGCTGCGGAAGGTGTACCGCAAGCGCGACGAGGAATTCCTGGCGGTGTCCGACGTCACGATGGACATCTACGAGGGCGACATGGTGTCGCTGGTCGGACCTTCGGGCTGCGGCAAGTCGACGCTGCTGAAGATCCTCTCGGGGCTGCATGGGCACGACGGCGGGACGCTGGAGATCGGCGGCGGCGACTTCAACCCGGGTCGCGACGTCGGCATGGTGTTCCAGCAGCCGTTGCTGCTGAAGTGGCGCACCATCCTCGACAACGTGCTGCTGCCGGCGGACATCCTCGGGCTGCCGCGCAAGGCGGCCCGCGAGCGCGCGCAGGACCTGCTGCAGATGGTGGGCCTGCACGGCTATGCGGACAAGATGCCGTACGAGCTGTCCGGCGGCATGCAGCAGCGCGCCTCGATCGCGCGCGCCCTCGTGCACGATCCCAAGCTGGTGCTGATGGACGAGCCGTTCGGCGCCCTCGATGCGCTCACGCGCGAGAAGATGAACCTGGAGATGCTGCGCATCTGGGAGCAGAGCCACAAGACCTTCGTGGTCGTGACCCACAGCATCCAGGAGGCCGTGTTCCTGGGCTCGCATTGCGCGGTGCTCACCGCGGGGCCGGCACGCATGGCCGACTTCTTCCCCATCGAGCTCGAGGAACCGCGCCGCCTGCACGTGAAGACGACGCCGAAGTTCGGCGAGTACGTCGGGCGCATTTACGAGCTGCTCGGCGTCGAATAG
- a CDS encoding VOC family protein, translating to MTTPQAAAMPPFHLAFPVHDLAEARRFYGGLLGCPEGRSSPDWIDFNFHGHQIVAHLAPDECNFSAVSAVDGHGVPVRHFGVVLSMAQWHEMADKLRSAGTEFVIEPYIRFKGEVGEQATMFFRDPSGNAIELKAFANLESLFAK from the coding sequence ATGACCACCCCCCAAGCCGCGGCCATGCCGCCGTTCCACCTCGCCTTCCCCGTGCACGATCTCGCCGAGGCGCGCCGGTTCTACGGCGGACTCCTGGGCTGCCCCGAGGGCCGCAGCTCGCCGGACTGGATCGACTTCAACTTCCACGGCCACCAGATCGTGGCGCACCTCGCGCCCGACGAGTGCAACTTCAGCGCGGTGAGCGCGGTGGACGGCCACGGCGTGCCCGTGCGCCACTTCGGTGTCGTGCTGTCGATGGCCCAGTGGCACGAGATGGCCGACAAGCTGCGCTCCGCGGGCACCGAGTTCGTGATCGAACCCTACATCCGCTTCAAGGGCGAGGTCGGCGAGCAGGCCACGATGTTCTTCCGCGATCCGTCGGGCAACGCGATCGAGCTCAAGGCGTTCGCCAACCTCGAGTCGCTGTTCGCCAAGTAG
- a CDS encoding serine protease: MGAEPLLLTTTRLSTFQGQQLLTGATGFFFRRDGRLFVVTSSHVLRDEVSGHHPDRIELVLHVDRTNLTRVVNYSVLLYQSGQPVWRQGEDSAGPVDIAVLELDAANLPADLAVSAFEPRHLASASDGVEVGQSLRVTGFPLGFFDTVHHLPVVRHAIVASSFGVRFQGLGYFLTDGRMHRGSSGAPVVMRCDQLGAALPWRLLGVHSSRMDMGNRDRVEDDMLGLNCAWYADMLMTLTR, encoded by the coding sequence GTGGGTGCCGAGCCACTGCTGCTCACGACGACCAGGCTGTCGACCTTCCAGGGCCAGCAGCTGCTGACCGGCGCGACGGGGTTCTTCTTCCGGCGCGACGGCCGGCTGTTCGTCGTCACCAGCAGCCACGTGCTGCGCGACGAGGTCAGCGGCCACCATCCCGATCGCATCGAGCTGGTCCTGCACGTCGACCGCACGAACCTCACCCGCGTGGTGAACTACTCCGTGCTGCTCTACCAGTCAGGGCAGCCCGTGTGGCGGCAAGGCGAGGACTCCGCCGGCCCGGTGGACATCGCCGTGCTGGAGCTGGACGCCGCCAACCTGCCCGCCGACCTGGCCGTGAGCGCGTTCGAACCGCGCCACCTGGCCTCGGCATCGGACGGGGTGGAAGTGGGGCAGTCGCTGCGCGTGACGGGCTTCCCGCTCGGCTTCTTCGACACCGTGCACCACCTGCCGGTCGTGCGCCACGCCATCGTCGCGTCGTCGTTCGGGGTCCGCTTCCAGGGCCTGGGCTACTTCCTCACCGACGGCCGCATGCACCGCGGCTCCAGCGGTGCGCCGGTCGTCATGCGCTGCGACCAGCTCGGTGCCGCGCTGCCGTGGCGCCTGCTGGGTGTGCACTCGTCACGCATGGACATGGGTAACCGCGATCGCGTCGAGGACGACATGCTCGGCCTGAACTGCGCCTGGTATGCCGACATGCTGATGACGTTGACGCGCTGA
- a CDS encoding cold-shock protein, producing MTTAQTGTVKWFNDSKGYGFIAPDGGGEDLFAHFREIQGDGFRSLAENARVQFDVTPGPRGPQASNIRAVQ from the coding sequence ATGACGACAGCACAGACCGGAACCGTGAAGTGGTTCAACGACAGCAAGGGCTACGGGTTCATCGCACCCGATGGCGGCGGCGAGGACCTCTTCGCGCATTTCCGTGAGATCCAGGGCGACGGCTTCAGGTCGCTCGCCGAGAACGCCCGCGTCCAGTTCGACGTGACCCCGGGTCCCCGCGGGCCGCAGGCTTCCAACATCCGGGCGGTGCAATGA